From Paenibacillus sp. V4I7, one genomic window encodes:
- a CDS encoding post-transcriptional regulator gives MNGEDNDQVPHHPEDKKNEQVEASETASIDSEEEQVSLTDLELNELIESLCLSKVEEFVMLGYEHVSGKDIWDCVSDKYRKTGVPSLHQIVNDILSLKSTAFMNWMTISMYKGAQF, from the coding sequence ATGAACGGAGAAGATAACGATCAAGTACCTCATCATCCTGAGGACAAGAAGAATGAACAGGTAGAGGCTAGCGAGACAGCATCCATTGACTCTGAGGAAGAACAGGTTTCCCTTACTGATCTGGAACTTAATGAGCTTATCGAAAGCTTATGTTTAAGCAAAGTTGAAGAATTTGTTATGCTTGGCTACGAGCACGTGAGTGGTAAAGATATATGGGATTGCGTTAGCGACAAATACCGCAAAACGGGTGTCCCTTCGCTTCATCAAATCGTAAATGACATTTTGTCGCTCAAATCAACGGCGTTCATGAACTGGATGACGATTAGTATGTATAAAGGAGCCCAATTCTAA